One window of Desulfobacca acetoxidans DSM 11109 genomic DNA carries:
- the ruvA gene encoding Holliday junction branch migration protein RuvA, with product MIAYLEGELFQKRPDYLIIKVGGVGYQTFIPLSTFYQLPEPPASVALHIHTQVQTDSLQLYAFATLDEKQTFIKLLSIPRVGPRLALNILSGISPQDLAQTLIQGDIPRLAAIPGLGRKSAERIMVELKGKLRPDATAVSALSSGPQGALWEDALSALINLGYSRTLAEEVLRHVQLHEKPLTLEEILRLSLSRLASQ from the coding sequence ATGATTGCATATTTAGAGGGCGAACTATTCCAGAAAAGGCCGGATTATCTGATCATTAAAGTCGGTGGGGTCGGCTATCAGACCTTTATTCCCCTGTCCACCTTTTATCAACTGCCTGAACCCCCCGCGTCCGTAGCCCTGCATATCCATACCCAGGTGCAAACCGACAGTCTGCAACTCTACGCCTTCGCTACCCTGGATGAAAAACAGACCTTCATTAAACTCCTATCGATTCCCCGCGTCGGACCCCGACTGGCCCTTAACATCCTCTCCGGCATCAGCCCCCAGGATCTGGCCCAAACTCTGATACAAGGGGATATCCCAAGACTGGCGGCCATCCCTGGATTGGGCCGGAAATCGGCTGAAAGGATCATGGTCGAACTGAAAGGCAAGTTGCGCCCCGACGCAACCGCGGTATCGGCCCTGTCCTCCGGTCCTCAGGGTGCTCTCTGGGAAGACGCCCTCTCCGCCCTGATCAATCTGGGATATTCCCGCACCCTGGCCGAGGAAGTTTTACGCCACGTACAACTTCACGAAAAACCCCTAACCCTCGAGGAGATCCTCCGTCTCAGTCTGAGCCGTCTCGCTTCCCAATAA
- a CDS encoding branched-chain amino acid ABC transporter permease, producing the protein MLRYRRLLSAVCFFLLVALCGGLLQGTYYFTLLNLIGLNVIVVLGLNLLMGYAGQISLGHAAFYGLGSYVSGILTATYSVDPLLALLAGLAVSGLVALVVGIPALKLRGYYLAMATLGFGIIISIVFQELSWLTGGPSGLMGIPSFRLAGFNFDTPRTSFFLVWSAAGFILILSLNIVDSRVGRALRAIHDSETAALAMGIDAQRMKLLIFVVSALYASLAGGLLAHTINFIAPSSYGFMFSIKLVTMVVVGGMASIWGSLLGAAVLTVLPELLAFFHDLEVVIFGLILMVVMIFMPRGLLRGLLDIWEIRQRKLKGL; encoded by the coding sequence ATGCTGCGCTATCGCCGCCTCCTCAGCGCCGTCTGCTTTTTCCTCCTCGTGGCCCTGTGCGGCGGGTTGTTACAGGGAACCTACTATTTCACCCTCCTCAACCTCATCGGACTGAATGTCATCGTCGTCTTGGGCCTCAATCTCTTAATGGGTTACGCCGGTCAGATTTCTTTAGGACACGCGGCTTTTTACGGGCTCGGGTCTTACGTCTCGGGCATCTTGACTGCCACGTATAGTGTTGACCCGCTCCTGGCGCTCCTGGCTGGCCTGGCGGTAAGCGGCCTAGTAGCGCTGGTGGTGGGCATCCCGGCCCTGAAACTCAGGGGCTATTACCTGGCTATGGCAACGTTGGGTTTTGGCATTATCATCTCGATTGTCTTTCAGGAATTGTCCTGGCTCACCGGCGGCCCCTCCGGATTGATGGGTATTCCGAGCTTTCGGCTGGCCGGCTTCAACTTCGACACCCCCAGGACCAGTTTCTTCCTGGTCTGGTCGGCCGCGGGTTTTATTCTAATCCTCAGTCTCAATATTGTCGATTCCCGGGTGGGCCGGGCCTTGCGCGCCATCCATGACAGTGAAACGGCGGCCCTGGCTATGGGAATCGACGCCCAACGCATGAAACTGCTGATCTTCGTGGTCAGCGCCCTCTATGCTTCTCTGGCCGGCGGTTTACTGGCCCACACCATCAACTTCATCGCCCCTTCTTCCTACGGCTTTATGTTTTCCATCAAGTTGGTGACCATGGTGGTAGTTGGCGGTATGGCCAGTATTTGGGGGTCTTTGCTGGGGGCTGCCGTCCTTACTGTTCTCCCGGAGCTCCTGGCCTTCTTCCATGACCTGGAAGTAGTCATCTTCGGCCTGATCCTGATGGTGGTGATGATCTTCATGCCCCGGGGACTGCTCCGGGGACTCTTGGATATTTGGGAAATTCGCCAGCGGAAGCTGAAGGGGCTTTAG
- a CDS encoding YebC/PmpR family DNA-binding transcriptional regulator: MSGHSKWSTIKRKKGAADAKRGKIFSKLNKEIMVAARIGGSDPSGNTRLRAAIAAAKAENMPKENIDRAIKKGAGELEGANAFEEVFYEGYGPSGVALLVESLTDNKNRTVSEVRHLFSKYGGSMGEAGCVAWMFDKKGVIAFSRDAVSEDELLEAALEAGAEDLQVGESEYEVITDLASFEKVKNALEEQGFKWEVAEIQMHPKTTIRLEEEKSAQQLLKLMEMLEDLDDVQHVFANFDIPDSLLEALG; the protein is encoded by the coding sequence ATGTCAGGACACTCAAAATGGAGTACCATTAAACGGAAAAAAGGGGCGGCCGACGCCAAACGGGGAAAGATTTTCAGCAAACTTAATAAAGAAATCATGGTGGCAGCGCGTATCGGCGGCAGCGACCCCAGCGGCAATACCCGCCTGCGCGCCGCCATAGCCGCCGCTAAGGCCGAGAATATGCCCAAGGAGAATATCGATCGGGCCATCAAAAAGGGGGCTGGAGAACTGGAAGGGGCCAACGCCTTTGAAGAAGTCTTTTATGAGGGCTACGGTCCCAGTGGAGTCGCCCTCCTGGTAGAAAGCCTGACGGATAATAAAAACCGGACCGTCTCCGAAGTCCGGCACCTGTTCAGCAAGTACGGCGGCAGCATGGGGGAAGCCGGCTGCGTCGCCTGGATGTTCGATAAAAAAGGCGTCATCGCCTTTAGCAGAGACGCGGTAAGTGAAGATGAATTGCTGGAGGCCGCCTTGGAGGCCGGCGCTGAAGACCTGCAGGTAGGCGAAAGTGAATACGAAGTAATCACCGACCTGGCAAGCTTTGAAAAGGTGAAAAACGCTCTGGAGGAGCAAGGTTTTAAGTGGGAGGTGGCCGAAATCCAGATGCACCCCAAAACCACCATACGCCTGGAAGAAGAAAAGTCGGCCCAGCAGCTTCTTAAGCTTATGGAGATGCTTGAGGATCTCGATGACGTCCAGCACGTCTTCGCCAATTTTGACATCCCCGACAGCCTCTTGGAGGCCCTCGGATGA
- the ruvC gene encoding crossover junction endodeoxyribonuclease RuvC: MNRIILGVDPGSRATGYGLIAATGESLLHLESGFIALPAQLSHSQRLARIYQRLESLISRYNPEALAVEAVFLAHNVQSALKLGQVRGVVLLAAGQADIPVFEYSPLTLKKAIVGYGQATKTQVLLMVENLLGLTLNNHNTADALALSLCHHFHSRWPQRSVSPAAI, encoded by the coding sequence ATGAACCGGATTATTCTGGGGGTAGATCCGGGCTCCCGGGCTACCGGCTATGGATTGATTGCTGCGACCGGAGAGAGCCTCCTCCACTTGGAGAGCGGCTTTATCGCCCTTCCGGCACAGCTCTCCCATAGTCAACGCCTTGCCCGCATTTACCAGCGTTTGGAGTCTTTGATCTCCCGGTATAACCCCGAAGCTTTGGCCGTGGAAGCGGTCTTCCTGGCCCATAATGTTCAGAGCGCCTTAAAACTCGGCCAGGTGCGCGGAGTGGTCCTCTTGGCCGCCGGTCAGGCAGACATCCCGGTCTTTGAATACTCTCCGCTGACGCTGAAGAAGGCTATTGTGGGTTACGGGCAGGCTACTAAGACCCAGGTGCTGTTAATGGTGGAAAATCTCTTAGGACTGACCTTAAACAATCACAATACGGCCGACGCCCTCGCCCTGAGCCTGTGCCACCATTTCCATAGCCGGTGGCCCCAGCGGTCTGTTTCCCCCGCCGCAATATGA
- a CDS encoding phenylacetate--CoA ligase family protein, which yields MIFNEDFETLPREALEAIQLRRLQSLVERVYNLVPFYRQKFDAAGIRPGEVKSLQDLQRLPFTTKQDLRDNYPFGMFAVPMEQVVRIHASSGTTGKPTVVGYTHRDIKTWSELIARTLSAAGVQRGDIVHNAYGYGLFTGGLGFHYGIEYLGASVIPVSGGNTKRQIMLLQDFGPTAITCTPSFSLHLYDVAKDMGVDFADLSLRVGICGAEPWSEAMRQEIEKKLGIDALDIYGLSEIMGPGVSIECLEAKNGLHIFEDHFLPEIIDPNTLQPLPFGEVGELVITTLTKEAFPVIRYRTRDISALYPEPCRCGRTLVRMARIMGRTDDMLIIRGVNVFPSQIEAVLMEIQEVEPHYQIVVDRVGQMDTLEVKVEVEEATFSDEVRQLQVLEKKIEHNIKDYLGVSAKVRLVEPRSIPRSEGKALRVIDKRKI from the coding sequence ATGATTTTTAATGAAGATTTTGAAACTCTGCCACGCGAGGCGCTGGAGGCCATTCAGCTTCGACGGCTCCAGTCTCTCGTCGAGCGGGTGTATAACCTGGTGCCGTTCTATCGGCAGAAATTTGACGCAGCCGGAATTAGGCCGGGAGAGGTGAAGAGTTTGCAGGACCTGCAGCGGCTGCCCTTCACCACCAAACAAGACCTGCGGGACAATTATCCCTTTGGCATGTTTGCGGTGCCCATGGAGCAGGTAGTACGCATTCACGCCTCTTCAGGCACCACTGGCAAACCCACCGTGGTGGGCTACACCCATCGGGATATCAAAACCTGGTCCGAGTTAATCGCCCGGACATTGAGCGCCGCCGGCGTGCAGCGGGGGGACATAGTCCACAATGCCTACGGATACGGCCTATTCACCGGGGGGTTGGGTTTTCACTACGGCATTGAATACCTCGGAGCCTCCGTCATTCCGGTCTCCGGCGGCAATACCAAACGCCAGATCATGCTGCTGCAGGATTTTGGCCCTACGGCTATTACCTGTACCCCCTCCTTCTCGCTGCACCTGTATGATGTAGCCAAGGATATGGGAGTGGATTTTGCCGATCTCAGTCTCCGGGTTGGCATCTGCGGCGCCGAACCCTGGTCAGAGGCCATGCGTCAGGAGATTGAGAAGAAGCTGGGTATTGACGCCCTGGATATCTACGGCCTGTCCGAAATCATGGGTCCCGGAGTAAGCATCGAATGTTTGGAGGCCAAAAACGGCCTGCATATCTTTGAGGATCATTTTCTGCCGGAGATCATTGACCCAAATACCCTGCAGCCCCTTCCTTTCGGCGAGGTTGGGGAATTGGTGATTACCACCCTGACGAAAGAGGCCTTCCCGGTAATCCGCTATCGCACCCGGGACATCTCGGCCCTCTATCCCGAACCCTGCCGCTGCGGGCGCACCCTGGTGCGCATGGCCCGCATCATGGGACGCACCGATGATATGCTCATCATCCGCGGCGTCAACGTCTTCCCGTCCCAGATAGAAGCAGTGTTGATGGAGATCCAGGAAGTTGAGCCGCACTACCAGATCGTGGTAGACCGCGTCGGCCAGATGGACACCCTCGAAGTCAAGGTGGAGGTAGAGGAAGCAACTTTCTCCGATGAAGTGCGTCAGCTCCAGGTGTTGGAAAAGAAGATCGAACACAACATCAAAGACTATCTCGGAGTGTCGGCCAAGGTACGGCTGGTTGAGCCCCGCTCTATTCCGCGCAGCGAAGGCAAGGCCTTAAGGGTGATTGACAAACGGAAGATTTAA
- a CDS encoding SAM-dependent methyltransferase — protein sequence MATPRHKPDYYSRRARQESFASRAVYKLADIDRKFQLFKPGQCVLDLGCAPGSWLQYISSRIGPQGLVVGLDRQALRISSNPSIRFVQVDVAALDPGSLIRFSASFDVVVSDLAPSTSGIKDVDHQRSLDLARLSWEYANRLLTAAGHYLVKVFQGPDFPPFAQEIKQHFQQVDILKPSGSRSESRELYLLGRRRLKESGAGIG from the coding sequence TTGGCGACACCACGACATAAACCCGATTACTACAGCCGACGCGCCCGACAGGAAAGTTTCGCCTCACGGGCGGTATACAAGTTGGCTGACATCGACCGGAAATTTCAGCTTTTTAAGCCGGGCCAATGCGTCCTCGATCTCGGGTGCGCCCCCGGTTCCTGGCTGCAGTATATCAGTTCCCGCATCGGCCCGCAGGGCTTGGTGGTGGGTTTAGACCGGCAGGCTCTGCGGATTTCCTCAAATCCGTCAATCCGTTTTGTGCAGGTAGATGTCGCCGCCCTCGATCCAGGTTCGCTCATAAGGTTTTCAGCATCTTTTGACGTGGTGGTCAGCGATCTGGCACCCTCTACTTCGGGTATAAAAGACGTTGATCATCAGCGCTCTTTAGACCTGGCCCGGCTCTCCTGGGAGTATGCCAACCGCCTGTTGACAGCGGCGGGACACTACTTGGTGAAAGTTTTTCAAGGACCGGATTTTCCCCCGTTTGCTCAGGAGATCAAACAACACTTCCAGCAGGTGGATATCCTAAAACCCTCCGGCTCACGGAGCGAAAGCCGGGAATTATATCTCCTGGGTCGGCGGCGCCTGAAGGAAAGCGGCGCGGGAATTGGGTGA
- a CDS encoding MBOAT family O-acyltransferase, translating into MSFISWQFPLFLIGFILIYWRLPHRQRLWFLLVGSYAFYAFWDVRFLALVFTTTVVDFLCGLGIQGERRSLRVIVLLSLLPFAWLLGCFGFIPRSGIDLNLLTIALGISLAFLGVYLLIWHLPDSLRPRGFLLLSICLCLSILGYFKYCNFFSESAKSALSFLGLRPDWPTWYIILPVGISFYTFQSLAYVIDLYRGQAVVCRDFLIFAVFDAFFPQLVAGPIERSRHLIPQLEKDIIFVGNYLNDGLRLILIGLFKKVFVADNCALLANYVFAPQTALNGAWALIGGVAFAFQIYGDFSGYTDIARGTAKMLGIDLVQNFRYPYLAKDPSDFWSRWHISLSTWFRDYVYIPLGGNRGRDWQTVRNLMVTMLLAGLWHGASWVFVLWGAYHGVLLTLYRFSPLRVLNRKQFAWLWQDWLARLLMFGFTLIGWAIFRSPDLTRFWTWLMALGNWGPAELPWLSSLGWLLLHLVPLMLLQIAASRFEDETKLVHLHWATRGVLYFVMILLIVSSTEHDQEFIYFQF; encoded by the coding sequence ATGTCTTTTATCTCCTGGCAATTTCCGTTGTTTCTGATCGGATTTATTCTGATTTATTGGCGGCTGCCGCATCGCCAACGCCTGTGGTTTCTGCTGGTGGGCAGCTACGCCTTCTACGCCTTCTGGGACGTGCGCTTTCTGGCTTTGGTATTCACGACCACCGTGGTCGATTTTCTCTGCGGTCTGGGCATACAAGGAGAAAGGCGATCCTTGAGGGTGATCGTTTTGCTGTCGCTCTTGCCTTTCGCCTGGCTGCTAGGCTGTTTTGGGTTCATTCCCAGATCAGGTATTGATCTCAATTTATTGACTATTGCTCTAGGCATTTCCTTAGCATTTCTCGGCGTCTATCTTCTCATCTGGCATCTGCCGGACAGCCTCCGACCCCGCGGTTTCCTCCTCTTGAGCATCTGTCTTTGCCTGTCGATTCTGGGCTATTTCAAGTATTGCAACTTCTTTTCGGAATCCGCCAAATCGGCTCTGTCTTTTTTGGGTCTCAGGCCGGACTGGCCGACCTGGTATATCATCCTGCCGGTGGGGATTTCATTTTATACGTTTCAATCCTTGGCTTACGTGATCGATCTCTATCGGGGACAGGCGGTAGTCTGCCGCGACTTTCTGATCTTTGCCGTTTTTGATGCTTTTTTCCCGCAACTGGTAGCCGGGCCCATCGAACGCAGCCGGCACCTGATCCCGCAGTTGGAGAAGGATATTATCTTTGTCGGTAATTATCTGAACGATGGACTGCGTCTGATCCTGATCGGCCTGTTCAAGAAGGTATTTGTCGCCGATAACTGCGCCCTGTTGGCAAACTATGTTTTTGCTCCGCAGACCGCCTTGAACGGGGCTTGGGCGCTCATCGGCGGGGTGGCCTTCGCCTTCCAGATTTATGGAGATTTTTCCGGCTATACCGATATTGCCCGGGGCACGGCTAAGATGCTGGGAATTGACCTGGTACAGAACTTTCGCTATCCTTACCTGGCGAAAGATCCCTCCGACTTCTGGTCCAGGTGGCATATCTCCCTTTCTACCTGGTTTCGGGACTATGTCTATATTCCTTTAGGGGGCAATCGGGGCAGAGACTGGCAGACGGTTCGCAACCTGATGGTTACCATGCTGCTGGCCGGCCTGTGGCATGGGGCCTCGTGGGTATTTGTCCTCTGGGGGGCATATCACGGAGTTTTACTGACGCTCTATCGATTCAGTCCGCTGCGGGTATTGAATCGCAAACAGTTTGCCTGGCTGTGGCAGGATTGGTTGGCACGACTACTTATGTTCGGCTTCACCCTGATCGGCTGGGCCATTTTCAGGAGTCCGGATCTGACCCGTTTCTGGACCTGGCTGATGGCGTTAGGAAACTGGGGACCGGCGGAACTTCCCTGGCTATCCTCCCTCGGCTGGCTCCTCCTGCATTTAGTGCCGCTGATGCTTTTACAGATTGCCGCTTCAAGATTTGAAGATGAAACCAAGCTGGTGCATCTGCATTGGGCGACCAGGGGGGTGCTATACTTTGTCATGATATTATTAATCGTCTCCTCCACCGAACACGATCAAGAGTTTATATACTTTCAATTCTGA
- a CDS encoding branched-chain amino acid ABC transporter permease has product MTELLQYLFSGLTNGAIYALIGLGFSIIFNATAIINFAQGEFVMLGALTAISFYSFGLSLPLAFILSVVVVTAVGLGFERLAIRPAREATPISLIIITVGGGVLIKGLAMLLWGKDAYSLPPFSGREPLSIVGATILPQSLWIIGLMFILVAGLELFLRFTLLGKAMRAASFNPVAARLVGIRVSQMVQFSFGLSSALGAVAGVLIAPITMGVYDMGSMLGLKGFCAAVIGGLGSSFGGVLGGLVLGVAEAFASGLLSSGYRDAVAFLILLLVLFLRPQGLIGLRSTRSS; this is encoded by the coding sequence ATGACAGAATTACTTCAATATCTTTTTTCCGGTCTCACCAATGGAGCTATTTACGCCCTGATCGGTCTGGGTTTCAGCATTATCTTCAACGCTACCGCCATCATCAATTTTGCCCAGGGCGAGTTTGTCATGTTGGGGGCCCTGACCGCCATTTCCTTTTATTCTTTCGGTCTCTCTCTGCCGCTAGCTTTTATCCTGTCCGTTGTGGTCGTCACCGCCGTCGGTCTGGGTTTTGAACGCCTGGCGATCCGCCCGGCGCGGGAGGCTACGCCTATTAGTCTGATCATCATTACCGTGGGCGGCGGGGTGTTGATCAAGGGTCTGGCCATGTTGCTCTGGGGTAAGGACGCCTATTCGCTGCCGCCTTTCAGCGGCAGAGAGCCCCTGTCAATTGTTGGCGCTACCATCCTGCCGCAAAGTTTATGGATCATCGGTCTAATGTTCATACTCGTGGCGGGCCTGGAGCTCTTTCTCCGGTTCACGCTGTTGGGCAAGGCGATGCGGGCTGCCTCCTTCAACCCGGTGGCGGCCCGTTTGGTGGGTATCCGGGTGAGCCAGATGGTGCAGTTTTCTTTCGGGCTGAGCTCAGCGCTAGGCGCGGTCGCCGGGGTCTTGATAGCTCCTATCACTATGGGCGTCTATGACATGGGCTCTATGTTGGGATTGAAGGGTTTCTGCGCTGCGGTCATCGGTGGATTGGGCAGCAGCTTTGGAGGAGTTTTGGGAGGCTTGGTGCTGGGGGTGGCAGAGGCCTTCGCCAGCGGCCTGTTGTCATCAGGTTACCGGGACGCCGTGGCCTTCCTCATCCTGCTGCTTGTACTTTTTCTGCGTCCCCAGGGTCTCATCGGTCTGCGCTCCACGAGATCCTCCTGA
- a CDS encoding C45 family autoproteolytic acyltransferase/hydolase: MLCNLFRHQGWSLIISLLSSLAVIFFLLGVPLQAADHEKYRLFYIHDLPVLMLWGTPEESGRVQGRLFQAQIQKLVQQVLKRQGGSSGSKTTEAETLRYLKSGLARLPASLKDELQGIAHGAGVPLEDIYLLNFHAETVLFPHCSTIGVRGSRASGSNMLIGHNFDAPEFSRAPVVLLAYGQPGAIPYVAVAVPGIPFPTFGCNAQGVAATFNTAFTTESLPEDAQFVLPLLRQVLAQADNATQAERIITRSPRFHSWNVILGDARTNRLVCLELGLRHWSMRTARYGLLISTNHWESSQLQPLAQPPTKSSITRYSRLIHLASEKERLGVADLEDILLDPQVWDDTVYSAVLNPEALRLSLCPGQTRTYTPVDIGKILRSFPRIDR, translated from the coding sequence ATGTTATGCAATCTGTTTCGCCACCAGGGGTGGAGTCTGATAATCAGCCTCCTTTCGAGTCTAGCGGTTATCTTTTTCCTGCTCGGGGTGCCGCTGCAGGCAGCGGATCATGAAAAATATCGCCTTTTTTACATTCATGACCTACCGGTGCTTATGCTTTGGGGTACTCCAGAAGAGTCTGGCAGGGTTCAAGGGCGATTATTTCAGGCCCAGATCCAGAAACTGGTACAGCAGGTGCTCAAGAGGCAGGGTGGGAGTTCTGGTTCTAAAACAACTGAAGCCGAGACCCTGCGCTATCTCAAAAGCGGCCTGGCCCGCCTGCCAGCCAGTCTAAAAGATGAATTGCAGGGAATTGCCCATGGGGCCGGGGTGCCGCTGGAGGATATCTATCTCCTCAATTTCCATGCTGAAACCGTACTTTTTCCTCATTGTTCCACCATCGGCGTCAGGGGATCGCGAGCCTCGGGGAGCAATATGTTAATCGGCCATAACTTTGATGCACCGGAATTCTCCAGGGCTCCGGTGGTTCTCCTGGCCTATGGTCAACCTGGGGCCATTCCTTATGTCGCGGTAGCCGTGCCCGGTATTCCGTTTCCAACTTTTGGGTGCAATGCCCAGGGTGTGGCAGCCACCTTCAATACCGCCTTCACGACAGAATCACTGCCGGAGGACGCGCAGTTTGTCCTGCCGTTGCTCCGCCAGGTGTTGGCTCAAGCCGATAATGCGACCCAGGCCGAACGTATCATAACCCGCTCACCCCGTTTCCATAGTTGGAACGTTATCCTGGGCGATGCTAGGACCAACCGTTTAGTATGTCTAGAGCTGGGCTTAAGACATTGGTCGATGCGAACTGCGCGCTACGGCCTCCTGATCAGCACTAACCACTGGGAGAGCAGCCAACTACAACCGCTGGCCCAACCGCCCACCAAGAGTTCGATAACCAGATACTCCCGGTTAATACATCTGGCCAGCGAGAAAGAGCGGCTCGGTGTGGCCGATTTAGAAGACATCCTGCTTGATCCGCAGGTTTGGGATGACACGGTTTACTCAGCAGTATTAAACCCCGAAGCCCTGCGTTTATCCCTCTGCCCTGGGCAGACGCGGACCTACACCCCGGTGGATATCGGCAAGATCTTGAGATCGTTTCCTAGGATTGATCGATAA
- a CDS encoding ACT domain-containing protein, with protein sequence MKVEQISVFLENKAGRLAEVTKVLGEAAVNIRALSLADTTDFGILRLIVDNYEKAREVLKQHGFTVGKTEVVAIEVPDRPGGLAWVLQILSNSNVNVEYMYAFVQHSGKNAVIIFRFDNLERAIELLQQQGVRIYRGEEVYRL encoded by the coding sequence ATGAAAGTTGAACAGATTTCGGTGTTCCTAGAAAATAAGGCCGGCCGTCTGGCCGAAGTCACCAAAGTTCTGGGTGAGGCCGCGGTCAATATCCGGGCTTTATCCCTGGCAGATACGACGGATTTTGGCATCCTGCGGCTTATTGTTGACAACTATGAGAAGGCGCGAGAAGTCCTGAAACAGCACGGCTTCACAGTGGGAAAAACTGAAGTGGTGGCCATCGAAGTGCCCGACCGTCCGGGAGGACTGGCCTGGGTACTGCAAATTCTCTCTAATTCCAACGTCAACGTAGAGTATATGTATGCCTTTGTGCAGCATAGCGGCAAGAACGCCGTGATCATTTTCCGCTTCGACAATCTCGAGCGGGCCATCGAACTCCTGCAGCAGCAGGGCGTTCGCATCTATCGCGGCGAAGAAGTCTATCGCTTGTAG
- a CDS encoding ABC transporter substrate-binding protein, translating into MQQMTPQFFGRIGRLGLIVFFCLTLGLMTAGATLAADYVVGGLFSITGPQSYLGEPERNSLEMAVAEINAKGGIKGKKVKAVIYDDEGDANKARLNATKLIDRDKVIAIIGPSLTPTSMAMIPITQPAKVPVISCAAGVGITAPAKERPWVFKTAQTDQLAVSRIYQYLKKHNINKIAIITVSSSFGASGKEQLNKQAPNAGINIVAQEVFGEKDTDMTPQLTKIRSTSPQAVICWGTGPAPAAVAKNMKDLKIDIPLIQSHGAASKKFIEYAGEAAEGIIMPAGKIAVYKDLPDQDPQKAVIANYVKKYEEKFKSPVSGFGGYAHDAAAMLFTAMEKAGGDKAKIRQELENIKNFPGVSGVFNMSPDDHNGLGPDAFVMVKIEKGTWKLID; encoded by the coding sequence ATGCAGCAGATGACCCCACAATTCTTCGGCCGGATCGGACGGCTTGGCTTAATCGTTTTTTTCTGCCTGACTTTGGGTTTAATGACCGCGGGTGCCACCCTGGCGGCGGACTATGTCGTTGGGGGTTTGTTTTCCATCACCGGGCCGCAATCTTATTTAGGCGAACCTGAACGCAACAGCCTCGAGATGGCGGTGGCAGAGATCAATGCCAAAGGCGGAATCAAGGGCAAGAAAGTCAAGGCAGTTATCTACGACGACGAAGGCGACGCCAATAAGGCCAGGCTCAACGCCACCAAACTGATCGACAGGGATAAAGTCATTGCCATTATCGGGCCCAGCCTCACCCCTACCTCGATGGCCATGATCCCCATCACTCAGCCGGCCAAGGTTCCGGTTATCTCGTGTGCCGCAGGAGTCGGTATCACCGCCCCGGCTAAAGAACGGCCTTGGGTTTTTAAGACCGCCCAAACCGATCAACTGGCGGTAAGCCGCATCTATCAATACCTGAAAAAACATAATATTAATAAAATCGCCATCATAACGGTCTCCAGCAGCTTCGGTGCCTCCGGCAAAGAACAGTTGAACAAGCAGGCCCCCAATGCCGGTATTAACATCGTGGCCCAGGAGGTATTCGGCGAGAAAGATACCGACATGACGCCGCAGCTAACCAAAATCCGCTCGACCTCACCCCAGGCGGTTATCTGTTGGGGCACCGGTCCGGCTCCGGCAGCGGTGGCGAAAAATATGAAAGACTTGAAGATAGATATTCCTTTAATTCAGAGCCATGGCGCCGCCTCCAAGAAGTTCATCGAATATGCCGGAGAGGCGGCCGAGGGCATCATCATGCCGGCCGGTAAAATCGCCGTTTATAAAGACCTGCCGGATCAAGACCCCCAGAAGGCCGTAATTGCCAATTATGTTAAGAAATACGAAGAGAAGTTCAAGAGCCCGGTCTCGGGTTTTGGCGGCTACGCCCATGACGCCGCTGCCATGCTGTTTACTGCCATGGAGAAGGCCGGCGGCGACAAGGCCAAAATCCGCCAAGAACTGGAGAATATCAAAAACTTTCCGGGCGTCAGTGGTGTCTTCAATATGAGTCCGGATGATCACAACGGCTTGGGACCGGATGCCTTTGTCATGGTTAAGATAGAAAAAGGTACCTGGAAACTCATAGATTAA